A window of Apodemus sylvaticus chromosome 9, mApoSyl1.1, whole genome shotgun sequence contains these coding sequences:
- the LOC127693023 gene encoding serine protease 40-like yields the protein MWGARAQQSGLGGFGASLLAALLGLSFLSQHARAAEPTNVTNPANQTTQTMKSTLSEVCGKTKFQGKIYGGQIAGAERWPWQASLRLYGRHVCGAVLIDKNWVASAAHCFQRSRNPGDYQVMLGYTDLRSPTRYSKRMAVQKVIIHTDYDRLHPQGSDIVLLQLRSSVEYSSHILPACVPDKGIKIPKEKACWTSGWGHLREDVRIPLPTKLHEAELIIMNNEQCKGFFPPPAPGSGRTYYIYDDMVCAADYNMTKSICAGDSGGPLVCLLEDSWYVIGLTSWSASCEEPLVTPSVFARVSYFEKWIKENKKASSSSKPPHSPKPPNHSKPPHQQRLPGNPDSPENENPQESNKDQGAVVKPTIYTALVLSQALLQQLI from the exons ATGTGGGGCGCCAGGGCCCAGCAATCGGGCCTGGGTGGGTTCGGGGCCAGCCTGCTGGCTGCTCTGCTCGGACTGAGCTTTCTGTCCCAGCATGCCCGGGCCGCAGAACCCACCAACGTCACCAACCCTGCGAATCAGACCACCCAGACCATGAAGTCCACTCTCTCAGAGG TATGTGGCAAGACCAAATTCCAAGGGAAGATCTATGGTGGACAGATTGCAGGGGCTGAGCGGTGGCCGTGGCAGGCCAGTCTGCGCTTATATGGCAGACACGTCTGTGGAGCGGTCCTCATCGACAAAAACTGGGTAGCCAGCGCTGCCCACTGCTTCCAAAG GTCTCGAAACCCAGGTGACTACCAGGTCATGCTAGGGTACACAGATCTGAGGAGTCCCACCAGGTACAGCAAGCGGATGGCAGTGCAGAAGGTCATCATCCACACCGACTACGACAGACTCCACCCCCAGGGAAGTGACATTGTCCTGCTGCAGCTGCGTTCCTCTGTGGAGTACAGCTCTCACATCCTCCCAGCCTGTGTCCCAGACAAAGGCATAAAAATCCCCAAAGAGAAGGCCTGCTGGACAAGTGGCTGGGGGCATCTCAGAGAGGATG TGCGAATTCCCTTGCCTACTAAGCTGCATGAAGCCGAGCTCATCATCATGAACAATGAGCAGTGCAAAGGGTTCTTCCCACCACCAGCTCCCGGATCTGGTAGAACCTACTACATATATGACGATATGGTGTGTGCTGCTGATTATAACATGACCAAATCCATCTGCGCA GGAGATTCTGGGGGGCCCCTTGTCTGCTTACTGGAAGATTCCTGGTACGTGATAGGACTGACCAGCTGGAGCGCGTCGTGCGAAGAACCACTTGTCACCCCCAGTGTCTTCGCCAGGGTCTCCTACTTCGAAAAGTGgattaaagaaaacaagaaagcatcATCTAGCTCAAAGCCCCCTCACTCTCCTAAACCCCCTAACCATTCTAAGCCCCCTCACCAGCAGAGACTCCCGGGGAATCCAGACTCCCCTGAGAATGAAAATCCCCAGGAGAGCAACAAAGACCAAGGTGCTGTCGTCAAGCCAACAATCTACACAGCCCTGGTGCTCTCCCAGGCCCTCCTGCAACAGCTGATTTAG